The following proteins come from a genomic window of Terribacillus aidingensis:
- a CDS encoding aldehyde dehydrogenase family protein, with the protein MQKQFDLLYINGEWRKGNSEETFENINPYTGETLLRIQGANEEDVDEAYQAAARAQKEWAEQPPQVKRELIEKAVQVIEREKELFIEWLIQEAGSTYRKAVGEITTAVNFMKEAASYPNRMKGEVFLSHVPGKVNKVYQEPLGVIGVISPWNFPLHLTMRSVAAALATGNGVVIKPSKDTTVTAGSLVAALFEEAGAPKGLINLVSGKSSEIGDAFVKHPIPRMISFTGSTGVGKHIASLAAGELKSTALELGGNNVLIVMDDANIDAAVESAVYGKFYHQGQVCIALNRILVQASVAEEFTSKFVEKVKELRYGDPTDKNTQVGPIINEQQVDSIKEQLQRAIDAGANVLTGGSFHGNVLEPTVVNQVDNQSPLAAEEIFGPIAPIITFETEDEAVEMANENPYGLSGAVHSTVGHGELIAKRIETGMIHVNDQSINDEPQAPFGGVKQSGLGRFNGKWALEEFTETKWIGVQNERTDYDSFLK; encoded by the coding sequence TTGCAAAAGCAGTTCGATTTACTTTATATAAATGGAGAATGGCGAAAAGGGAATAGCGAAGAAACGTTTGAAAATATCAACCCATATACAGGAGAGACATTGCTTAGGATCCAAGGAGCGAACGAAGAGGATGTGGATGAAGCTTATCAAGCAGCAGCGCGCGCACAGAAGGAATGGGCTGAGCAGCCACCGCAAGTGAAGCGGGAACTGATTGAGAAAGCTGTCCAGGTCATTGAACGGGAAAAAGAGCTATTCATCGAATGGCTGATCCAGGAAGCAGGAAGTACGTACCGAAAAGCTGTCGGGGAAATAACAACCGCGGTTAATTTCATGAAAGAAGCTGCTTCTTATCCGAACCGGATGAAGGGGGAAGTATTTCTTTCCCATGTTCCAGGCAAGGTAAATAAAGTCTATCAGGAACCGCTAGGAGTAATCGGTGTTATTAGTCCATGGAACTTCCCGCTTCATTTGACAATGCGTTCTGTGGCAGCTGCACTGGCTACAGGTAACGGGGTCGTTATCAAACCTTCCAAGGATACAACCGTGACAGCAGGCTCACTTGTAGCAGCTCTGTTCGAAGAAGCTGGGGCACCGAAAGGACTGATCAACCTTGTCAGCGGTAAGAGCTCCGAGATTGGCGATGCTTTTGTGAAGCATCCGATTCCGCGTATGATTTCCTTTACAGGATCCACCGGAGTCGGCAAACACATCGCATCTCTTGCTGCAGGCGAATTAAAAAGTACAGCATTAGAGCTTGGCGGTAACAATGTGCTAATCGTGATGGATGATGCCAATATCGATGCGGCAGTAGAATCTGCTGTATATGGTAAGTTCTATCATCAAGGGCAGGTTTGTATCGCGCTTAACCGCATACTCGTTCAGGCATCTGTAGCAGAGGAATTCACGAGCAAGTTCGTTGAAAAAGTCAAAGAATTGCGTTACGGTGACCCTACAGATAAAAACACACAAGTGGGCCCGATTATAAATGAGCAGCAAGTGGACAGCATAAAAGAGCAGCTGCAGCGCGCAATCGATGCTGGGGCAAATGTTCTTACAGGCGGCAGCTTCCATGGCAATGTGTTAGAGCCTACAGTCGTCAATCAAGTAGACAACCAGTCACCGCTCGCAGCCGAAGAGATATTCGGACCAATCGCACCAATCATTACGTTCGAAACGGAAGACGAAGCAGTGGAGATGGCTAATGAAAATCCATATGGTCTTTCCGGTGCAGTGCATTCTACAGTCGGACATGGTGAATTGATTGCAAAACGAATTGAAACAGGCATGATCCATGTCAACGATCAAAGCATCAATGACGAACCGCAAGCGCCATTCGGCGGTGTGAAGCAATCCGGTCTTGGCCGTTTCAACGGTAAGTGGGCATTGGAGGAATTCACGGAAACGAAATGGATCGGTGTCCAAAATGAACGCACGGATTACGATAGCTTTTTGAAATAA
- a CDS encoding SDR family oxidoreductase yields MSKVFIIGANGKVGKNLVNVLNEKNEHDVSVGLRKEEQFGYFEEKGVKPVYLNLEDNVDAITDAIQGSDVVVFTAGSGGSTGADKTLTIDLDGAAKSVKAAEKVGAKQYIMVSAIHADSPEEWSESMKPYYIAKHYADQIIQDSKLNYTILRPGGLSDDAGTGKVTTDPSEFKTTQIPREDVARAIVAAIGNEKAEGKIVSLLAGDTPVEDVYN; encoded by the coding sequence ATGAGCAAAGTATTCATTATTGGAGCAAACGGCAAAGTAGGAAAAAACTTAGTCAACGTTCTGAACGAGAAGAATGAGCATGATGTATCCGTCGGATTGCGGAAGGAAGAGCAATTCGGGTATTTCGAGGAGAAAGGTGTAAAACCGGTCTACTTGAACTTGGAAGATAATGTAGACGCGATTACAGATGCGATACAAGGATCCGATGTTGTCGTATTCACAGCAGGTTCCGGCGGAAGCACTGGAGCTGATAAGACGTTGACGATTGATTTGGACGGCGCTGCGAAGTCCGTGAAAGCTGCTGAGAAAGTTGGTGCGAAGCAGTACATTATGGTCAGTGCCATTCATGCTGATTCTCCAGAAGAGTGGAGTGAAAGCATGAAGCCATATTACATTGCTAAGCATTATGCAGATCAAATCATTCAAGACAGCAAGCTGAATTATACGATCCTGCGTCCCGGTGGTTTGTCAGATGATGCAGGAACTGGCAAAGTTACAACAGATCCATCCGAATTCAAGACAACTCAGATTCCACGCGAGGATGTAGCGCGTGCCATCGTCGCAGCAATCGGGAATGAAAAAGCAGAAGGCAAGATTGTTTCCTTGCTTGCTGGAGATACACCGGTTGAGGATGTTTATAACTAA
- a CDS encoding general stress protein, which translates to MKRHIENRLKYLYSGELAAVISFVILSVLVNLNYPDLKLYSLFSFWTAFLLLEFLLLQGTMYWYIKLKRFRNEKTFITPTYVVHKLIKLRKVNVLLIGIPLLAFIYDFLRLHSPFPIGGLFIALFIYVFAILEYINYFYIQLSYDNISDLRYLKQRKVLKQASIQRDINRLLHNKEKKNL; encoded by the coding sequence TTGAAAAGACATATAGAAAATAGATTGAAATATCTCTACTCAGGTGAGTTAGCTGCTGTAATTTCCTTCGTGATTCTCAGTGTGCTAGTGAATCTTAACTATCCTGACTTGAAGCTTTATTCTCTTTTTTCATTTTGGACAGCATTTCTTCTTTTGGAGTTCCTGTTATTGCAAGGCACAATGTATTGGTATATCAAGCTTAAAAGGTTCAGGAATGAGAAGACATTTATCACTCCCACATATGTAGTACACAAACTAATAAAACTTAGGAAAGTAAATGTGCTGCTGATTGGCATTCCGCTGCTTGCGTTTATCTATGATTTCCTCCGCTTGCATTCCCCGTTTCCTATAGGCGGACTTTTTATAGCGTTATTTATATATGTCTTCGCTATATTGGAGTACATAAACTACTTCTATATACAGCTCTCGTATGACAATATTTCTGACCTTAGATACTTAAAGCAGCGCAAAGTGCTGAAGCAAGCCAGTATACAGAGGGACATCAATCGATTATTACATAACAAAGAAAAAAAGAACCTCTAA
- a CDS encoding helix-turn-helix transcriptional regulator, with protein sequence MKNNIKELRKSAKLSQEELAKLCRVSRQTINAIENDKYDPTLQLAFDIAFVLDTTVDKLFISDPIKK encoded by the coding sequence ATGAAAAACAACATTAAGGAATTACGAAAATCAGCTAAGTTATCCCAAGAAGAACTGGCTAAACTCTGTAGAGTTTCCAGACAAACAATAAATGCCATTGAAAATGATAAATACGATCCTACGTTACAATTAGCGTTTGATATAGCCTTTGTATTGGATACCACAGTTGATAAACTCTTCATCAGTGATCCCATCAAAAAGTAA
- a CDS encoding PepSY domain-containing protein — protein MKRKNLIASGLAITLAAGLGLGFQHVSADDDKVPADTKVNLNQAIDNASKEQAGTVTSVELDTTRSGQAYYEVDVNDDKAEYDVRVNADDGTVESRKDNDDDDDNQTPQPKVDIKTAAETALAQEKDAVLTDISLDEDDGRLEYDVELRTDKDEIEVTVDAESGEVTYTEKESIDDDQDDDGDDD, from the coding sequence ATGAAAAGAAAGAACTTAATAGCAAGCGGTTTGGCGATTACATTGGCAGCTGGATTAGGCCTAGGTTTCCAGCATGTAAGTGCGGACGACGATAAAGTACCTGCTGATACAAAAGTGAATTTGAATCAAGCCATTGACAATGCAAGCAAAGAGCAAGCAGGAACAGTGACTAGTGTCGAACTTGATACTACACGCAGCGGTCAGGCTTATTACGAAGTGGATGTAAATGACGATAAAGCTGAATACGATGTACGCGTGAATGCCGATGACGGAACTGTTGAATCACGAAAAGATAATGACGATGACGATGATAACCAAACACCACAGCCAAAAGTAGACATCAAAACGGCAGCTGAAACAGCTCTCGCACAGGAAAAAGATGCTGTACTTACAGATATCTCCCTTGATGAAGATGACGGCAGACTGGAATATGATGTGGAGCTTCGTACCGATAAGGATGAAATCGAAGTAACTGTTGATGCAGAATCCGGCGAAGTGACGTATACAGAAAAAGAATCCATCGATGACGATCAAGATGATGATGGTGATGATGACTAA